From Fragaria vesca subsp. vesca unplaced genomic scaffold, FraVesHawaii_1.0 scf0513139, whole genome shotgun sequence:
CAACAACTCTGTCAACAAGAATATCTTCAGGAACCTGCAAATGCAAGTTGACATGGTTACCAAGGGTTGTGACAGCTCAAATCTTACTTTCTGGATCAAATAAGGGGATTTACATGTTTTTTTATGCATCAAAATCTGCTAATATTCATCCTACCATATTTATTCATAGGTTATGATTAACAGTAACAGTGAACAACTTAATATCACTGAGTTGAGAAGCATCTTCATGATAATTTCCTATTCATATATAATGTTCATGACATTTGAaatatcaacaacacaaaaacaaacgcTTACGTcaagaagaatgaaaagatCCGGCTCGAAGTCGAATTCCTTAAGAGCAATTGCTTGCGATGAGCTCCTAGGGTATCCATCCAAAAGCCAGCCTTTTTCTCGAGAATCTGGCTGTGATAGGCGGTCTTTCACCATCTACATGATTAAGACCACAGAATCACCAGTAGCATGACAATAAGCCAACATGAATATTAATTACCCTACCATGACAACTATTTCATCTGGCACCAATTGTCCTTTGTCCATGTACGCCCTTGCACGCTTCCCATTTTCACTCCCAGATGCAATTTCAGCTCTAAGTAAGTCACCAGCAGCAACATGTACCAAATCATACTGCATAGAGGATCACAACTCAGTTAATCTCCTTGTATTCATCAGAAAAGCTTATATAAGTGGTACTTATATAAACCATGTTATAAATTCCACTaggatttgaaaatattaagcTTATATAACCCTAAGCTGTACTCATGACCTGAAATTATAGTGTAAAAAGATACAAACTTAAATTAAACATTTGGTTTATCAAACTACAGAATACCTCACAGACAGCTATAACTACCACTCAACTACCAAATCCTTCATAATGTGTTTGAAACACAGCTTCGAAAAAAGATTTAAATTCTCAAGATTTGCACATTCCCCTGTTTGGAGAACATTTAGACCAAGCTACATATAACTTCCAAATGTCTAACTTCCTGAGTTTGAATGATCAATTGTTACTCTATCGGATTCTAAGTATTAGCATTACATCTCCTGTTTGATATCCCAAAATGAACCCATAACGCTACCGCATTATTCCCCAAGAAAGGCTCTATGTAATTCACATCATACACATAGGCTATATCATAACACGAATCATTTCGGTTACAAAAACTCAAGGCATTGTATATATCTGCATCCAAATTCCAATGCAACTATCATAAACTGCACTAAAATTCCGGAACTCACTTTCTTTGTAATGAGCTCGCATTGCGTTCCTTTACCCGAAGCCGGCGCCCCGGAGATCATAATCCTGAGCGGCTCAGTCTTATAACCACACCGCACCCCCtgttcattcaaaaaaaaaaccactgcctcaaattacaacaaaaacccagCGTTTCAAACCAGGATTGTAAAGCGTACCGTGTTGCTCATGGCTCTGCGGGAACGAAGAGGAGTTAGGGTTTGGTGGCGAGAGGGAGAGAATGTGGAAACGAAAGAGGATTGGGAATTGGAGGAGGTGAGTGGGTTTGAAATGGAACACGCGGCGGGAGGAGGAgttagaggaggaggagcctTGGGGCGAGCTGAGACTGTGGCCATGGAATGGGGTACCAAATTTACATGGCAACCCATTTTGTGCgctctcttcctcctttctctgtttttgCGGTGGATATATAAACCGAAGGATTTTGATTCTGGGATTGTTTGCTCCACTGTGGATACTGATGCTGCTCTGTC
This genomic window contains:
- the LOC101295585 gene encoding probable adenylate kinase 2, chloroplastic-like; translated protein: MGCHVNLVPHSMATVSARPKAPPPLTPPPAACSISNPLTSSNSQSSFVSTFSPSRHQTLTPLRSRRAMSNTGVRCGYKTEPLRIMISGAPASGKGTQCELITKKYDLVHVAAGDLLRAEIASGSENGKRARAYMDKGQLVPDEIVVMMVKDRLSQPDSREKGWLLDGYPRSSSQAIALKEFDFEPDLFILLDVPEDILVDRVVGRRLDPVTGKIYHLKYSPPETPEIAARLTQRFDDTEEKVKLRLHTHHQNVEAVLSLYKDITLKVNGSLTKDDVYAQIDGVLVKLLEKKRATSESLAA